The following coding sequences lie in one Candidatus Paceibacterota bacterium genomic window:
- a CDS encoding host attachment protein, with product MKNTLVVVTDLGCLKAYRLENNHPTHIPRLELIEEFKSADAHGKLVDAVTDLAGRFPRSGGVAGASGAMSDGERHNIALEKRKRLVRQLAQRFNALARRPEVERCLLAASRQINHQLLEELDPQVRAKIEKNVPADLTKADRAEILRHF from the coding sequence ATGAAGAATACTCTGGTTGTAGTCACAGACCTTGGATGCTTGAAAGCCTACCGACTTGAAAATAACCACCCCACCCATATACCGCGGCTGGAACTCATTGAAGAATTCAAAAGCGCCGACGCTCACGGCAAGCTGGTGGACGCGGTGACGGACCTTGCCGGCCGGTTTCCGCGCAGCGGGGGTGTGGCCGGCGCGAGCGGGGCCATGTCGGATGGCGAGCGGCATAACATCGCGCTGGAAAAGCGCAAGCGGCTGGTCCGGCAGCTGGCGCAGCGGTTCAACGCCCTGGCACGCCGCCCGGAGGTCGAGCGCTGCCTGCTGGCCGCCAGCCGCCAGATCAACCACCAACTGCTGGAGGAACTGGATCCCCAGGTGCGGGCTAAGATTGAAAAGAATGTCCCGGCCGACCTGACGAAGGCGGACCGGGCGGAAATCCTCCGCCACTTCTGA
- a CDS encoding ThuA domain-containing protein translates to MHHIPIALLTLATALTASAADKKVVFLAGPPSHHAGDHEHRAGCLLFQSCLGRIPGIISEVCSNGWPQNPDAAFAGAAAIVIYSDGGGGHPFVQGDRLKILGELMKNGVGLACLHYAVEPTKEKGQQEFLDWIGGCFEQHWSVNPTWRPEFQPLPTHAITRGVSPFRINDEWYFHMRFRDGMKGVVPILSAVAPASTMSRPDGPHSGNPAVREAVKRGEPQILAWASERPDGGRGFGITGGHFHYNWGNADYRKLVLNAILWTAKVEVPAAGVECPVTAEDLRQNLDRK, encoded by the coding sequence ATGCACCACATTCCAATCGCGCTCCTCACTCTGGCGACCGCGCTCACGGCCTCGGCCGCGGACAAGAAGGTCGTCTTCCTCGCCGGCCCGCCGAGCCATCACGCGGGCGACCACGAGCATCGCGCTGGCTGCCTTTTGTTTCAATCCTGCCTCGGCCGCATCCCAGGCATCATCTCCGAGGTCTGCAGCAACGGCTGGCCCCAGAACCCGGATGCCGCCTTTGCCGGCGCGGCGGCCATCGTCATCTACAGCGATGGCGGCGGCGGTCACCCCTTCGTCCAGGGCGACCGGCTCAAGATCTTGGGCGAGTTGATGAAGAACGGCGTCGGATTGGCCTGCCTCCACTACGCGGTGGAACCGACCAAAGAGAAGGGCCAACAGGAATTCCTGGACTGGATTGGCGGCTGCTTTGAGCAGCACTGGTCAGTGAACCCAACCTGGCGCCCGGAGTTCCAGCCGCTGCCGACACACGCCATCACGCGCGGGGTGAGCCCGTTCCGCATCAACGACGAGTGGTATTTCCACATGCGCTTCCGCGACGGGATGAAGGGGGTCGTGCCGATTCTTTCGGCGGTGGCGCCCGCCAGCACGATGAGCCGACCGGACGGACCGCACTCGGGCAATCCGGCGGTTCGGGAGGCTGTGAAGCGGGGCGAACCGCAAATCCTCGCCTGGGCCAGCGAACGCCCGGACGGCGGACGGGGCTTCGGCATCACGGGCGGCCACTTTCACTACAATTGGGGCAACGCCGATTACCGCAAGTTGGTGCTCAATGCCATCCTCTGGACCGCCAAAGTCGAGGTCCCCGCCGCCGGGGTGGAGTGCCCAGTCACGGCGGAAGACCTGCGCCAGAACCTGGACCGCAAATAA
- the ileS gene encoding isoleucine--tRNA ligase — protein MDYKNTLNLPQTDFPMKADLVAREPARLKQWEAAGLYAAAQAQRVGAEKFILHDGPPFANGDVHIGTALNKILKDIIVKYKTLRGFSAPYVPGWDCHGLPIEFKVTQDMRKAGDTTSDAAAIRKACEAYARKYIDIQRGQFKRLGVLGDWDNPYRTLNKGYEAEELRLFANLVEQGFIYRGKKPVYWSIPCRTALAEAEVEYKDHVSQSVYVKFPLAGHPGTSVVIWTTTPWTLPANLAIAYNSTFSYSLVLVGQEQYIVSALLLPAVAAKCGWQDYQILRSLDGGHLGQMEYQHPFCNRTGKFFRGDSFVDNETGTGFVHCAPGHGLEDYHLGTEQGLPIYSPVDDDGRFAYTDDLPQEQQMPAGMIGKSILEKHGKSDANEVVLHELRARKVLLHQENYPHSYPHCWRSKTPIIFRAMDQWFVEVDHASFRERALAEINRVEWVPDWGKSRIEAAIKGRPDWCISRQRTWGVPIPAFYDAQGRPILDAQIVRNAAALFAQHGSNVWFEKSAAELWAMLKPADWKGPVPASKSNDTLDVWIDSGSSSRSVLMQRPELRHATGNKELTASDWQADMYLEGSDQHRGWFQSSLLLSLAGNGATPFKTVLTHGFMVDADREKISKSKQAQSGYEKPQTADAYVKKWGADIVRLWVASQDFRDDIIVSEERISKVAETYRVLRNALRYQLANLYDFDPAKHAVPDDRLTGLDRWMLGAFSQLEREVLAAYDRYEFHVVYQKVSQFVAVELSAIYHDVVKDRLYTDPANSPRRRSTQTALHRMVGGLCKMLAPILAFTADEAWAFVPGKTADSAHLLTWEPLGFQRDEAEKSDWKALFELRAMALPELEKARQAKAIGKALEAKVTIAGLNPALAANQAHLESLRELLNVSQLEIKPADEAALAVSVAKAAGDKCERCWHWETDVGSQPEHPTLCARCAKAVQGLPTA, from the coding sequence ATGGACTACAAGAACACATTAAACCTGCCGCAAACCGACTTTCCGATGAAGGCGGACCTCGTCGCCCGGGAGCCGGCGCGGCTGAAACAGTGGGAAGCCGCCGGCCTTTATGCCGCCGCACAGGCCCAGCGCGTGGGAGCGGAGAAGTTTATCCTGCACGACGGCCCGCCGTTCGCCAACGGCGACGTTCACATCGGCACCGCCCTGAACAAGATCCTCAAAGATATCATTGTCAAATACAAGACGCTACGCGGGTTCAGCGCGCCCTACGTGCCGGGCTGGGACTGCCACGGGCTCCCCATTGAGTTCAAAGTCACCCAGGACATGCGCAAGGCTGGCGACACCACGTCGGATGCGGCGGCCATCCGCAAGGCGTGCGAGGCCTACGCGCGCAAGTACATTGATATCCAGCGGGGCCAGTTCAAGCGGCTCGGCGTGCTGGGCGACTGGGATAATCCTTACCGCACACTCAACAAGGGATATGAAGCCGAGGAACTGCGCCTGTTCGCGAACCTGGTGGAGCAGGGCTTCATCTATCGCGGCAAGAAGCCGGTGTACTGGAGCATCCCCTGTCGCACCGCGCTGGCTGAGGCTGAGGTCGAATACAAGGATCACGTAAGCCAGAGCGTGTATGTGAAGTTCCCGCTGGCCGGGCACCCCGGCACTTCGGTCGTGATTTGGACCACCACGCCCTGGACTCTGCCCGCCAACCTTGCCATCGCCTACAACTCCACTTTCAGCTACTCGCTCGTGCTGGTCGGCCAGGAGCAGTACATCGTTTCCGCCCTCCTGTTGCCCGCGGTCGCCGCGAAGTGCGGCTGGCAGGATTACCAGATTCTCCGCAGCCTCGACGGCGGGCACCTGGGCCAAATGGAGTACCAACACCCCTTCTGCAACCGCACCGGGAAGTTCTTCCGCGGCGACAGCTTCGTGGACAACGAGACCGGCACGGGTTTCGTGCACTGCGCTCCGGGGCACGGCCTGGAAGACTACCACCTCGGCACCGAACAGGGCCTGCCGATCTATTCACCCGTGGATGACGACGGCAGATTCGCCTACACCGACGACCTGCCGCAGGAGCAGCAGATGCCCGCCGGGATGATCGGCAAGTCCATCCTGGAGAAGCACGGCAAGAGCGACGCCAACGAAGTTGTCTTGCACGAACTGCGCGCCCGCAAGGTCCTCCTGCACCAGGAAAACTACCCCCACAGCTATCCCCATTGCTGGCGCAGCAAGACCCCCATCATCTTCCGGGCCATGGACCAATGGTTCGTCGAGGTGGACCACGCCAGTTTCCGCGAGCGGGCGCTGGCCGAGATTAACCGCGTGGAGTGGGTGCCCGACTGGGGCAAGAGCCGCATCGAGGCCGCCATCAAGGGCCGGCCTGACTGGTGCATCTCCCGCCAGCGCACCTGGGGTGTGCCCATCCCTGCGTTCTATGACGCGCAGGGCCGCCCGATCCTCGATGCGCAGATCGTGCGCAATGCCGCAGCGCTTTTCGCGCAACACGGCTCGAATGTCTGGTTCGAGAAGTCCGCCGCGGAGCTGTGGGCGATGCTCAAGCCGGCGGATTGGAAGGGGCCCGTCCCCGCCTCCAAGTCCAACGACACCCTCGACGTGTGGATTGACTCCGGCTCCTCTTCCCGCTCGGTCCTGATGCAGCGCCCCGAGCTCCGCCATGCAACAGGCAACAAGGAACTAACAGCCTCGGATTGGCAGGCCGACATGTACCTGGAAGGCAGCGACCAGCACCGCGGCTGGTTTCAATCCTCTTTGCTGCTCTCCCTGGCCGGCAATGGCGCGACGCCCTTCAAGACCGTCCTGACCCACGGCTTCATGGTGGACGCCGACCGCGAGAAGATTTCCAAGAGCAAACAGGCCCAGAGCGGTTACGAGAAGCCGCAGACCGCGGACGCCTACGTGAAGAAGTGGGGCGCGGACATTGTCCGGCTCTGGGTTGCTTCGCAGGACTTCCGCGACGACATCATCGTCAGCGAGGAGCGCATCAGCAAAGTGGCCGAGACCTACCGTGTCCTCCGCAACGCCTTGCGCTACCAGCTCGCGAACCTCTACGACTTCGATCCCGCGAAGCACGCGGTGCCGGACGACAGGCTGACCGGGCTCGACCGCTGGATGCTGGGCGCGTTCTCCCAACTGGAGCGGGAAGTCCTCGCCGCCTACGACCGGTACGAGTTCCACGTCGTCTACCAGAAGGTCAGCCAGTTTGTCGCCGTGGAGCTGTCCGCCATATACCATGATGTGGTCAAGGACCGGCTATACACCGACCCGGCGAACTCACCCCGCCGCCGGTCAACTCAGACCGCGCTGCACCGCATGGTCGGCGGTCTCTGCAAGATGCTGGCTCCGATCCTGGCGTTCACCGCCGACGAGGCTTGGGCGTTTGTGCCCGGCAAGACCGCCGATTCGGCCCACCTGCTCACGTGGGAACCGCTTGGCTTCCAGCGCGACGAAGCCGAAAAATCGGACTGGAAGGCCTTGTTCGAGCTGCGCGCGATGGCTCTGCCGGAGCTGGAAAAAGCCCGGCAGGCCAAGGCGATAGGCAAGGCGCTGGAAGCAAAGGTCACCATCGCCGGCTTAAACCCCGCGTTGGCCGCGAACCAAGCCCATCTGGAATCCCTGCGCGAACTCCTGAACGTCTCGCAACTGGAAATCAAGCCGGCGGACGAAGCCGCGCTGGCGGTTTCCGTCGCCAAAGCCGCCGGCGACAAGTGCGAGCGCTGCTGGCATTGGGAAACCGACGTCGGCTCCCAGCCCGAGCATCCCACCCTTTGCGCCCGCTGCGCAAAGGCGGTGCAAGGGCTGCCGACCGCATAG
- a CDS encoding MFS transporter, translating to MTPATSAKAEAKPVETKHTTRNPWWWVPSLYFSQGIPYVIVMTMSVVMYFRLGISTTDIALYTSWLYLPWVIKPLWSPLVDITRTKRFWVVSMQFLVSFGLALVAFSVQGSAFFKWSLFLFWIMAFASSTHDIAADGFYMLALTKHEQAWWVGLRSTFYRTAMIVGSGLLVVLAGVLESKNGLPPVAIPVQASATAPVVSAWDPATVKLAAADGDLRVVVQPASLDIALAGRTAEEAKAVITQAKAWNRQHRFIAEENPVKAKPAATNWWSVYVSGPLGGFLTNHFPKPPRIQATDTPAAGNIGVIYLSLSKAPPADQQVAVNFGRKPRGIEYIGFGKSDRGFRLVEGERFVFNSDNWNQPAMAVIQLDPKLKTDTAVTFVTSSGNIPLAWSITLFFVAGIFLAFSCWHSIMLPRPAADGPVKTHHSLLGEFFATLGSFFQKPGVLLAMAFILLYRFDEAQLVKVISPFLLDAREAGGLGLTTSQVGLVYGTFGILALTFGGLLGGFTAAKHGLKKMLPIMVASMYLPKLAFVFLSWTQPSSFLVACAAVALEQFGYGFGFTAFMLYMLFFADGPHKTAHYAICTGFMALGMMIPGFWSGWVADLVGYKHFFVWVICSAVPGFVLAMVLNRKIDPNFGKKTG from the coding sequence ATGACACCCGCCACCTCTGCCAAAGCCGAAGCGAAACCGGTCGAAACCAAGCACACGACCCGCAACCCGTGGTGGTGGGTCCCGAGCCTCTATTTTTCGCAGGGCATCCCCTACGTGATTGTCATGACCATGTCCGTGGTCATGTACTTCCGCCTCGGCATTTCCACCACCGACATCGCCCTCTACACCAGTTGGCTCTACCTGCCCTGGGTCATCAAGCCCCTCTGGAGCCCGCTGGTGGATATCACGCGCACGAAACGCTTCTGGGTGGTCTCGATGCAGTTCCTGGTCTCCTTCGGCCTGGCGCTCGTCGCCTTCTCGGTTCAGGGCTCGGCGTTCTTCAAATGGTCGCTCTTCCTGTTCTGGATCATGGCCTTCGCCTCCTCCACCCACGACATCGCGGCGGACGGATTCTACATGCTCGCCCTCACCAAGCACGAGCAGGCCTGGTGGGTCGGACTCCGCAGCACCTTCTACCGCACCGCGATGATCGTCGGCAGCGGCTTGCTGGTCGTGCTTGCCGGCGTCCTCGAAAGCAAGAACGGCCTCCCGCCCGTCGCCATTCCCGTCCAGGCCAGCGCCACTGCCCCGGTCGTCTCCGCTTGGGACCCTGCCACGGTCAAGCTCGCCGCCGCTGACGGCGACCTGCGCGTCGTCGTCCAGCCCGCCTCGCTCGACATTGCCCTGGCAGGCCGCACCGCCGAGGAAGCCAAGGCTGTCATCACCCAGGCCAAAGCCTGGAATCGCCAGCATCGCTTCATCGCCGAGGAGAACCCCGTCAAAGCCAAACCCGCTGCCACCAACTGGTGGTCCGTTTATGTCTCCGGCCCCCTGGGCGGTTTTCTCACCAATCACTTCCCCAAGCCGCCCAGAATTCAGGCCACCGACACCCCTGCTGCCGGCAACATCGGCGTAATCTACCTATCCCTCTCAAAAGCGCCCCCTGCCGACCAGCAGGTGGCCGTCAACTTCGGCCGCAAACCCCGGGGCATCGAGTATATCGGTTTTGGCAAGAGCGACCGCGGTTTCCGGCTGGTCGAAGGCGAACGTTTCGTCTTCAACTCCGACAACTGGAACCAGCCCGCCATGGCCGTGATCCAGCTCGATCCCAAGCTGAAGACCGATACTGCCGTCACTTTCGTCACCAGCTCCGGCAACATTCCCCTCGCCTGGTCCATCACCCTGTTCTTCGTCGCCGGCATCTTCCTCGCTTTCAGTTGCTGGCACAGCATCATGCTCCCGCGCCCCGCCGCTGACGGCCCCGTCAAAACCCATCACAGCCTCCTCGGTGAGTTCTTCGCCACCCTGGGGTCCTTCTTCCAGAAACCGGGTGTCCTGCTGGCCATGGCCTTCATCCTCCTCTACCGCTTCGACGAGGCCCAGCTCGTCAAGGTTATTTCACCCTTCCTTCTCGACGCGCGCGAAGCCGGCGGCCTGGGGTTGACCACGAGCCAGGTCGGCCTCGTCTATGGCACCTTCGGCATTCTTGCCCTGACCTTCGGCGGCTTGCTCGGCGGCTTCACTGCGGCCAAACACGGTCTTAAGAAAATGCTCCCCATCATGGTGGCTTCCATGTACCTGCCCAAGCTTGCCTTCGTTTTCCTCTCCTGGACCCAGCCCTCCAGTTTTCTCGTCGCCTGCGCTGCCGTCGCCCTCGAACAGTTCGGCTACGGCTTCGGCTTCACCGCCTTCATGCTCTACATGCTCTTCTTCGCTGACGGCCCCCACAAGACCGCCCACTACGCCATCTGCACCGGCTTCATGGCACTGGGAATGATGATCCCAGGCTTCTGGAGCGGGTGGGTTGCCGATCTGGTGGGCTACAAACACTTCTTTGTCTGGGTCATCTGCTCCGCCGTCCCCGGATTTGTCCTCGCGATGGTGCTCAATCGCAAGATTGACCCCAACTTCGGCAAGAAGACCGGGTAG
- a CDS encoding LOG family protein — MKRAERPPVDPELKRRIQELIEYRHGGHNEENVADIIENGLKLLKDVKHSGDVRVIQTALRELRYAFKLFAPYSHVRKVTMFGSARTQPTQAEYQQGVEFGRKIAAAGFMVITGAGPGIMQAGHEGAGPKMSFGVNIRLPWEQSANPVIREDKKLVTFKYFFTRKLIFIRHSDAIALFPGGFGTLDEGYEALTLMQTGKSQLMPLVLVDRPGGTYWKTWDRHVREHLLRDQLISPDDLNLYQITDNIDLAVKIITRFYRNFHSTRFVKDLFIIRLKHAPSDSALEAMNEDFADINLGPPMKRIKATPEERADDDQVDLPRVAFNFNRKDYGRLRQLIDVLNSV, encoded by the coding sequence ATGAAGAGAGCAGAAAGGCCGCCGGTGGACCCTGAGCTGAAGCGGCGGATTCAGGAACTGATCGAGTACCGGCACGGAGGGCACAATGAGGAGAACGTTGCCGACATCATCGAGAACGGGCTCAAGCTGCTGAAGGATGTCAAGCACAGCGGCGATGTGCGGGTCATTCAGACCGCGCTGCGGGAGCTGCGTTACGCGTTCAAGCTCTTTGCGCCTTACTCCCATGTGCGCAAGGTGACGATGTTTGGGTCGGCCCGCACGCAGCCGACACAAGCGGAGTATCAGCAGGGGGTCGAATTTGGCCGGAAAATCGCCGCGGCAGGCTTCATGGTGATTACCGGCGCGGGACCGGGTATCATGCAGGCCGGGCACGAGGGCGCCGGCCCGAAGATGAGTTTCGGCGTCAACATCCGGCTCCCGTGGGAACAAAGCGCCAACCCGGTGATTCGCGAGGACAAAAAGCTGGTCACCTTCAAGTACTTCTTCACCCGCAAGCTGATCTTCATCCGGCACTCGGATGCCATCGCGCTGTTCCCGGGGGGATTTGGGACGCTGGACGAAGGTTACGAGGCCCTAACGCTGATGCAGACCGGCAAGAGCCAGCTCATGCCGCTGGTGCTGGTGGACCGTCCGGGCGGCACCTACTGGAAGACCTGGGACCGGCATGTGCGCGAGCACCTCTTGCGGGACCAGCTAATCTCGCCCGACGATCTGAACCTCTACCAAATCACCGACAACATTGACCTGGCGGTGAAGATTATTACGCGGTTCTACCGCAACTTCCACTCCACCCGTTTCGTCAAAGACCTGTTCATCATCCGGCTCAAGCACGCGCCAAGCGACTCCGCCCTGGAAGCGATGAACGAGGACTTCGCTGATATCAACCTCGGTCCGCCCATGAAACGCATCAAGGCAACGCCGGAGGAGCGGGCGGATGACGATCAGGTGGATTTGCCGCGTGTTGCCTTCAACTTCAACCGCAAGGACTATGGCCGTCTGCGGCAGTTGATTGATGTGCTCAACAGCGTTTGA
- the galK gene encoding galactokinase → MDSIADRSAELFERCFGHSPRWLVAAPGRVNLIGEHTDYNDGFVLPMAIERHIVIAAHRNPGREVTLHSVTTGETAAFNMRPEVTPGSPGWSNYVRGVIAGFQRRGTKLPAFDAVIESTLPFGGGLASSAALEVATATLLESIAGPPLDPVEKALLCQHAEHDYAGVPCGIMDQFTSILAQENHALLLDCRSRTTTLVPMTNPDVTVLIVNTEIRHKLAESEYAKRRTQCEIAARALKVASLRDATPEMLEASRGQMDPVAFRRARHVITENARTLEAAKAIQASEWPAVGQLMYASHASLRDDYEVSCPELDAVVEVARAIGAGGGVIGCRMTGGGFGGCAVLLVETEAVQRLTRKLDEAYERKTGRQTSIFSSRPAAGACVLKAG, encoded by the coding sequence TTGGATTCGATAGCAGACCGGAGTGCCGAGCTGTTTGAGAGATGCTTCGGCCATTCGCCGCGCTGGCTGGTTGCCGCGCCGGGCCGGGTGAATCTGATCGGTGAACACACCGACTATAACGACGGCTTCGTGCTGCCCATGGCGATTGAGCGGCACATTGTCATCGCCGCGCACCGCAACCCCGGCCGCGAGGTGACCTTGCACAGCGTGACTACGGGGGAAACCGCGGCCTTCAACATGCGCCCCGAAGTCACCCCGGGCTCGCCCGGCTGGTCCAACTACGTCCGCGGCGTCATCGCTGGCTTCCAGCGGCGCGGCACGAAGCTGCCCGCTTTCGACGCCGTCATCGAATCCACCCTTCCGTTTGGCGGCGGGCTGGCCAGCAGCGCCGCGCTGGAAGTTGCCACTGCCACCCTCCTCGAAAGCATCGCCGGCCCCCCGCTCGACCCGGTCGAAAAAGCCCTCCTCTGCCAGCACGCCGAGCACGACTACGCCGGTGTGCCTTGTGGGATCATGGACCAGTTCACCTCCATTCTCGCCCAGGAAAACCACGCGCTATTATTGGATTGTCGCTCACGCACTACCACCCTGGTGCCGATGACGAATCCCGATGTGACGGTCTTGATCGTCAACACCGAAATCCGCCACAAGCTGGCGGAGAGCGAATATGCCAAACGGCGCACACAATGCGAAATCGCCGCCCGCGCCTTGAAGGTTGCGTCCCTGCGCGACGCAACGCCTGAAATGCTCGAAGCCTCTCGCGGTCAGATGGACCCGGTTGCCTTTCGCCGCGCCCGCCACGTCATCACCGAAAACGCGCGCACCCTCGAGGCGGCCAAGGCGATTCAAGCTTCTGAATGGCCTGCTGTCGGCCAACTGATGTACGCCAGCCACGCCTCCCTCCGCGATGATTACGAAGTAAGCTGCCCCGAACTGGACGCGGTGGTGGAAGTCGCCCGGGCGATCGGCGCGGGAGGAGGCGTTATCGGATGCCGAATGACCGGCGGCGGTTTTGGCGGTTGTGCTGTGCTCCTGGTCGAAACCGAAGCCGTTCAGCGCCTCACTCGCAAACTGGATGAGGCTTACGAGAGAAAAACCGGTCGGCAGACATCTATCTTCTCCTCCCGCCCCGCTGCGGGCGCCTGTGTGCTCAAAGCGGGCTAA
- a CDS encoding FIST N-terminal domain-containing protein → MGREHSTAAHWPHDFNEAGLQKWAESLRVQLDAPRVSLGLVFMSPRFFPHARQVLEILRVHARIPLLAGCSSRSLIVGDHEVEQNAGLTLGLYALPGAELKAIHIAQEQLEEANGPAYWHLETGVEPGQSNGWLVFIDPFHLDSETWLRTWNEAYAPQPVLGGLASGEPNEQTTQVYLNGEVFEEGGVAISVGGAVRLVGVTSQGCTPIGETWTLTKVEQNIIHQIGNRPAYEVLAETFNQLPADQQKTARGNLFIGLVVNEYLEDFHRGDFLIRNLLGADPRSGSIAVGALPHLGQTVQFQRRSAAAADEDMQELLTRARKQLGDTPIYGGCLCSCNGRGQSLFGSPNHDAQMVQQRFGPIGLAGFFCNGEIGPVGEKSFLHGYTASLALFVKKLEQANPVAGG, encoded by the coding sequence ATGGGCCGTGAGCATTCAACGGCCGCCCATTGGCCGCATGACTTCAATGAGGCGGGCCTCCAAAAGTGGGCGGAGAGTTTGCGCGTCCAGCTAGATGCGCCGCGCGTTTCGCTGGGGCTCGTGTTCATGTCCCCGCGCTTCTTCCCCCATGCCCGGCAGGTGCTGGAAATCCTGCGGGTGCATGCCCGAATTCCGCTGCTTGCCGGCTGTTCGAGCCGGAGCCTGATCGTCGGCGACCATGAGGTCGAGCAAAACGCGGGCCTGACGCTGGGATTGTATGCGTTGCCGGGAGCCGAGTTGAAGGCGATCCACATTGCGCAGGAACAATTGGAGGAAGCCAACGGCCCCGCTTACTGGCACCTGGAGACTGGCGTCGAGCCCGGGCAATCCAATGGCTGGCTGGTCTTCATTGATCCCTTCCACCTGGACAGTGAAACCTGGCTCAGAACCTGGAACGAGGCTTACGCACCGCAACCGGTGCTGGGCGGCCTGGCCAGCGGTGAACCTAACGAGCAGACGACCCAGGTCTATCTGAACGGCGAGGTTTTCGAAGAAGGCGGTGTGGCGATTTCGGTCGGCGGAGCCGTGCGGCTGGTGGGCGTAACTTCGCAAGGCTGCACGCCCATTGGTGAGACCTGGACCCTCACGAAGGTGGAGCAGAACATCATTCACCAGATTGGCAATCGACCGGCCTACGAAGTCCTGGCCGAAACATTCAACCAGCTCCCGGCAGACCAGCAGAAAACCGCGCGCGGCAACCTCTTCATCGGCCTGGTCGTCAACGAGTACCTGGAGGACTTCCATCGCGGCGATTTTCTCATCCGCAACCTTTTGGGCGCCGACCCGCGCTCGGGCAGCATTGCCGTGGGAGCGTTGCCGCACCTGGGTCAGACGGTGCAGTTCCAGCGCCGTTCGGCCGCCGCCGCCGACGAGGACATGCAGGAGCTGCTCACCCGCGCCCGCAAGCAACTGGGCGACACTCCGATCTACGGCGGCTGCCTGTGCAGTTGCAATGGGCGCGGACAGAGTTTGTTCGGCAGCCCAAATCACGACGCGCAAATGGTCCAGCAGCGTTTCGGCCCGATCGGATTGGCCGGCTTCTTCTGCAACGGCGAGATCGGCCCCGTGGGTGAGAAGAGTTTCCTGCACGGCTACACCGCGTCCTTGGCGCTGTTTGTGAAGAAGCTGGAGCAGGCGAACCCAGTAGCCGGGGGCTGA